The DNA sequence TATGAAAGGAATTGATGGTGGGTCCTTTGGTATATGTATCTCTACAAGCTAGAACATTGCTTATTCCtggttatataatattttcattatttgcTCTGTACAGTTGGTAATTTATACATTGTTTGGTACCATGTAGAGAAAGAGAACTGGCGGCTGTCAAGATTAATGCTGCTGAAATTGATATTATTGCAAATGAACTCGAGGTTAGCCTCGTGAACATTATGTCCGTTCCTATAGATTGTCTGTAAAACTCTTTTGCAATCTGTTCAACCTTTCCACGTCCCCTATAGATTGTCTGTAAAACTCTTTTGCAATTCTGTTCAACCTTTCCTGCAGATGGACAAAAAGGTGGCTGAGAGGACATTGCGCGAGCACAAAGGTGATGCAGTTGCTGCAATTCGATATTTGCTTCGTACCTAAGTTCGAACCTGGCTTTTATGAAATGGTCTGTACTACATGACCAGGATAAAATACCAGTTACTGTATTGTTTTTTGCTTCATTAAATTTATGTACAATTGTGGGAATTCTATTTTCGAGTACCAGAAGAGCATTAATATCCATGGGaactttgtcaaaaaaaaaaaaaccatggGAACTCTGTGCCCTCAGAATGGATCACCTGTTTGTACATCTTAACATCTTATTAAAAGAAGGAAAAAACTAAAGAGCATTAATATCCATGGGAACTCTGTGCCCTCAGAATGGATCAGCAGTTTGTACATCTTAACATCTTATTAAAAGAAGGAAAAAACTATCGTCAGCAACAAAGTAAACTGGAACTTTAATAAGATCTGCTACATTAGAAAAAAACAGAGTTACTTGTTAGTTGGGAACTTCAAAACACTCACCATTAAATGGTAAATAAGTTGGAGCATAATAGCCTTATTACACAATGGGGCAAAGAATTGCAGATGCAATTACTGGATCTCTACTTGGTTGTAAACAGTTCCTCGTATGGACTTGATAAAAGCTTAGcctatattaaattttgtttcctAAATTGTTGAAACTTTGCTCTTCTGCAAGCAAGTGAATACTTGTTTGAATGACTTGCACATTACATTAGAAGAGCTTTGCATTGTGGGAGGCTGCAGTCATACCTTGTTAGAGGATTTTATCCGAACTAAATAATGGGATGATTCAGGAACCTATCCAACATTACCAGAACTATTTTGACTTACAGGAAGttctaaaattatatgaaaGTAGCATCTTTCTCCCTCTCTGATATATTGAACATCGCCATCCATAAGCTTTAAGATTTTCCTGGACATGCTTAATCCTAGACCTTCTTGAGTCACCCACGCACTGCTGTTAAACATGTCTTGAATCAGTTCGGATGGAAGGCCTTCACCAGGGCAGACAATCCTTCACAGTGAAATTCAACGTGTTAAGTTCAGGATACAAGTTAAACCAAACCAAGAGAATTAATCCCCAGCATTGTAGCCTAGTGCAGAATGACCCTCTTCTCTGACAATAGGTTGAGGGTTAGAGCCCTAGTGGTCGGTGGTGTCATGTGTTCAAGTATAATAAAACTAAGCTCTAAGCCTGACTAATCTATGTAAAGTGCCAAAGTCTGTGATTTCAAGTAGTTCAACATCAGTTCTCGATTGCTAACAGCTGTAGAAGATGGTTCATGTAAGCAACTTCAGGATCATAAGCTTAAAACTAAGAGCATTAGATTACTATTATTAACAGAAGTTGCAAATCAATTTAAAGATGAATACCTAAATTCGCTGCGCATACTGGTAACTCCATTAGATATCTGCTTCAAACTAATCTGAAGTTTAATTTCTACCCAACCTTGTGGAGATGGGGAATGACGCACCATATGCAACAGAAAATTTGCTAAGACCTGTTGTATTCTTATTTGATCACCATAAACACATAGTGTTTTGATTTCCTCTGGAATATCACAAATTAGTTGCAGACCTTTTTCCCTCAGCATTAACATTCCTTGACTAACAACAGCATCTATGACACCACCAAGCAAGAAGTCTGCCTTTTCAAGCTCTAAAGAACTAACATAAGAAACGAATATGAGTGTAAGATTAACCCAAAACTTATTCATTAGCTAATAATGACGAATATTGAACATGAGAAATAAATATGAGTAACAAATTCATTACAATTAGAGTGTTTCCAAAATAGAGAAAAATGCTAAAATAGTGTTAGATGTTCTGCAATCTagtgcaaaaaaaataatgttttaattataaattttcgcATAGCATATTACAGTAATTAGCAGTAAGTTAGAGTCCTACTCTTTACAAGCTTGAACACTGACAagtttttattaacaaataggTCCGCTAAAGCTTAGGAGTTATTAAATGAATATAGATTTCAATATTGCATCATATAAATTAATACTTTCACTTGTTTACAATCTGTTAGCCTATATATGCTTAAAGTTAACTGCTTGCCGGCAAGTTTACAGTACTCTAAGTTCCCTGTTCTCTTTATAAAACATTTGGAGTTCCAGTAGAGCATTATTTATGTAGGTAAAAATTCCTGGTTTCACGTAATGCAGCATTCTGTACGTAAGCATATATGTAATCTATACTAGAATGTTCAACAATAGACAAGAATGGTATGCACCGGTGCTAAAAACCTTCAGTTTGTGTAATGATATTCAGACAAAAACAAACCTGTCGTCAACCTGCTCCAGATTGACATCCTTTATAATCTTTAACATCTGTTTCTCACAGGCAGCACTAGTCTCAAGAAACTGTTTCTGATCTTCAGTCAAATTCGTGGCTTCAAGAAGAGAATTAGTAAATCGTATGCCGCTAAGGGGTTTCTTTATTTCTTGGCATATGTAAGCCAATTCTTTCATTCTTCCATACGATTTATTTTCATGTTGCCTCTGCACTTCTAAAGCTTGCTGCAGCTCTGGACTTGCTATCTGCAGGAAACAGAAAGCTCCTATGACCTGGCCTTGCATATTAACCCTCTTATGTGCAGTCAGAAGAGCTTGCACGAACTTTCCGCTCTGGTCAAAGAAGGAAAAAGGGTATTTATCTGTTTCCTGTCCACCTATTGCACTATGCAGGATGATCATGAATTTTGTAAGAGCATCTGGGCCCTTCAGCCGACAACTGCTGCCAAAAACATCCCCGACCAGCACCTTCCCGATGACATCCTCTCTGCCCAAACCAGTGAGTTTTTCCATTGCCCTGTTCCACTCTGAGCAACACGTATTCTCATCTGAAGCAAATATAGGCGGAATCAGAGGGTTCGGACTATGAACAATAGCCTTGTAATCGCCTTGTATGTTAATAAATTTGTCCATAACCACTTTCTGAACAGTAACGTCCTGACCAACAAAGCACACCCCAACTATATTTTCTGTGTAGTCTTTGCTAGAACAAGCattcactataagaaagatggCACTATCTGTTTCCCCATTGACTGTCTTCAATTTTATCTCAATATTCTTCTCTTCTTCACCTGCGAGAATATGACTTAGTACAATATATAACCAACACAAAACACTGCATTTCTGTACCAGTATGTTGACCAATACAAAATGTaccaaaaattcatataattcCTCATTGTTTAAAATATAGTCAAATCACAACAATGACAACTGGTAAAAGAATATGAAGTTAGCAACTTGCATATAAGCTCGTGACCTATAAAAGTGACTTTTACAGTAGAAACTAGAAATTACATTGACATGGAAGAACTAATTCTGAATTTTACTTTATTAAGGGAGGCATGTGGATTTGTAGTGCTTTATTGCAAAATATACCAACCTATAGTTGAAATTTATCTTGTAAAGGACAATAATAACAGCCTACCACCATATTAGAAGGCAATAATATGTTTTCTGATGTACATTACATATATCATAGAATCTCAATGGCTTTGAAAAAAGGACTACATATCTATATGTCttgtaaatatataaagcaGACATTAGATGTGAAAGAAATACCTCTTAATGCATTATGCAACAGGTTGTGAACAGTTTCCGCTGATTCCTTATAAGCAAGATCATGAACCAAGGACCTTCCCATTGCTTCCGCAACTGACAAACCTGTCAATTCAGCAATCTTTGCATTCCACCCATTTATGCGGCCCTCAATATCCACCGCAAATATGGGAGCTGTTGCAGTTTCTATCAGTCTAACCATCTCTCTAGTAACTGAACTGAGCTCATTAATAGTTTGCAACTCAGTGGTTTCCACCTTAGCAAGTGCAGTTGTCTTAGGATTACTCTCCTCCGCATTATTAAATGAGTCTCGTAGAATAAGACGCAAAGAATGGATTGCATCCATTTCAGCATTCTCCCAGGGTAAACTACGGCCCTTTACCACTTCCAAAAATGCCTTGAATGATGAGCGTGGGTGCATCATCTGACCATCGTCTTTGTCCTCTGGATGATGCTTTGCACCACCCCATTTGATCTCCTTCTCCGTGTGAGACCGAAACCAGAACAAAAAATCCCTCGAGGTGATATAAGCAACAGCCATCCCACAAACTTCATTTCCAAGTGATGCTGCGCCCGGATATCCAGCATCAACCAAACTATCAGTGCTCAACCCAGTTGAATCCCCATGGAAAGCCAATAACCACTCTACAATATCCTTTATCtgaacttcagttggggtcacGCCTAATGGACAGTACTTCCCTTGGTAGTAAAGTGCAGCACCGTCACACTTCACAAGGTCCATAATACTAGGACTTGTTGTCACAATGCCGGTAGGTGAATCTCGAAGGAGCATGTCACACAACAAGGTTTGGGTTCTTAGGACATGTTTCTCCAACATTTGGGATGCCAGTCGCAATTCCATATTGAGTTGGAGTGCAAATGCCTGCATTAAAAATTCACAAGCATAGCGGAGTGGGAATGGGATGCTTCTAGCAGACGTGTGATGGCAAACAACTAATCCCCATAGTCTGGTAGAGTTCCTCCCCCGCGTACCTTCCTCACCAGTCGCATTGACAATAACTGCCATAGCCAATGACGCAATTGATCCCATGTTAGCCATGTACTGAGCATGGCAACCATGAGGAGCCCTAAGAGTTGAACCAACCAAACACAATGGTTGCATAAGTGAATCATCCTGGATTACGGGAACTGATGTGGCATGACAATCCACAATCATCCTAACCCGATTTTGCTGAAACAGAAACCTAGAAGCCTGAGGAATGTCAGTTGCAGGATAGTGTAATCCAAGATAAGGATCCAAATCTGGCCTCCTGCTCTCGGCCAGTACTTCACCGTGTTCATCCTCATGAAACTTATAAACCATGACCCTATCATATCCAGTAAGCTGCTTCACATTGTGAACAACAGCATCACATAGAAGCTTGATATCTCCACTTGGAAGTGACTGCAGATGTGAAATTGCACGCACAGCTAGCTTCTGTGACTGCACAGCCCCCGCAATTGACAGAGCAGGATCCTCTGTCCTTGCAGGCTCCAAGTCAATTACAATCCCAACATCAATCCTATGTAAAATTGCATAAAATGGTTTTCTAGAATTCTTACAATAAATCCAAATTGGGTTCAACAACGCAATTTCACGAGCCCTAAAAGACCTTTCCAACGAAGCTGCCCCCGTAGGAGTGAAAAGCGTTCTCACATCCACTCCAATTCTAATAAACTCCGGTTTCTCAATATTAGGGACTGATTGTGGGGAGTGACAAAGCATATCTCTTGCATTTTCACTATAACCAATAACTTGAAAAGTAGACTCATTAACAGCAACCATACAACCAAAAGGCTGAATAAGACCCCCTCTTTGTATTTTAGACAAATATGCAACAATTTGTTGTTCAGGTACAGAATCATTATCAGTTCTAATAGACTGCGAATAATCGAAAGATTTACCAGACTCTCCAGATTGCTCATACACAGCATGAAGCCTAGCATCTGTAGTATACTGAGCCACTGCTTTACTAACTGTCTCCCTCACATTTCGAGTCCCTGAAAACTGACCTTGATCCTGACCAGAAGTCTGGCTCTCATTCTGCTTCATAGGTGAATGTGTTGATGCTTTGCTGCTCCCTGATGCCATTTCTTCacagaaacaaaaacaaaaaaaacaatcacAGAATCAACTTCAGTATAAACAAAACTCAATGTATTTACACTTTTCCTCACTCCCAAACCAAAAAGATCAAATCTTTGATAAACCCTTTTCAAATCACCACCATAATTCACTCAAACCATGTATCAAATACCCAACTCATCAACCAAGAAAAGGGCTTATTTCCTTCTATAAGTTAGTATCATCTTTTTGTAAGTAAAGATACAAACATTCCAAGAATTCATGGTTAAAAGGGGTTATGCAAGAAGTGATGAGAATAACATGAACTTGGTTTAGTTCATGAAAAAGCTTGCAAAACTCAACCAATCAATATCAAGAAGAAGAAGTGTCAGCTCTGTtgagtatgtgtgtgtatattatattatatacaagtaGAGAGTATCTGAGGTGAGAATGGACGTGTGGCCAAAGATAGAGATCTGGAGTTTAGACAATATAATAAAGAGGAAGGCTTTGTGTTCGGTTCTGTGTGTCTCAAACTCATCCACGTCTACCTCAACAATTTTTTAGTGAAACTACAGTGGTCCCATGTCCATTTTTATAATCCTTCTGGTCCCGTTTAatacataaattaattaaaaaaattatttagaaaaattatttaatatttgatttttattcaaatataaacaatttcaaaaagtaattaaaaaatttattttattaaaatcttataatatgtgtcaattaatataaaaaaattatataaaatggggtgggatagagggagtgtgtattatataatttaaagacatataaaatctattttaaagtataattttttattttttaaattttgaaataaatatttttaacatgTCATGAGTATTTTCAACTTGGGTTAAGGTCCTTAGCATATGTATGCTAAAGACCTGTTAAAAATCATACAGTTTCCTGGCCGTTGAtacatatccagcggccaggattaaaataaaattttaggatGTCCAACGTTTTTTTAGCGCCGGAAGAGAGAAACCCTATCAGCGCTAGAAAAGCGCTGGACGGAGGAAAAATGAGTTTccccgtccagcgctaaaaaaacgCTGGACatactaaaattttgttttaatcctgaccgctggatatgcatTTAACGGCAAAAAAACTGTATGATTTTTGACAGGCTGCTAGCATACATATGCTATAGGGACCTGGACCCTTTTAACTTATAGAAAACTGAAAGATGCATGTAATTTGGGCCGGAATTTTACATGACCgttgaaatattttttgttttaaaaataaatttgcagTTTTTATAAAGAACTACATCATTTGGTCAACTTGATTTATGATTCATATTAATTGTGCAAATCTGTATTCTGACATCTGCTACTGCAGTATGAGTTTTGTCGATTTTTATTTTGAACGATTAGAAAAATTGCTCAAAATTCGTATTATAGACGTGGAAAAGATGCGGAATTAGTATGatattagttaaattaattagtaagaatataatatagattatagaaaagttttttccttcaattatatcaTCTAAAATGATGAGTAGTTACTTTCTAAAAACAATAGTTTATCATAACTTTTAAAATGTCATCGTATGGTTTCTAAAATCAACATCTTTATGACAGTGGACTAAATTAGACATATGcggacattatgtaaaatttgctgaacttgtattaattaacta is a window from the Daucus carota subsp. sativus chromosome 8, DH1 v3.0, whole genome shotgun sequence genome containing:
- the LOC108199276 gene encoding phytochrome B, whose amino-acid sequence is MASGSSKASTHSPMKQNESQTSGQDQGQFSGTRNVRETVSKAVAQYTTDARLHAVYEQSGESGKSFDYSQSIRTDNDSVPEQQIVAYLSKIQRGGLIQPFGCMVAVNESTFQVIGYSENARDMLCHSPQSVPNIEKPEFIRIGVDVRTLFTPTGAASLERSFRAREIALLNPIWIYCKNSRKPFYAILHRIDVGIVIDLEPARTEDPALSIAGAVQSQKLAVRAISHLQSLPSGDIKLLCDAVVHNVKQLTGYDRVMVYKFHEDEHGEVLAESRRPDLDPYLGLHYPATDIPQASRFLFQQNRVRMIVDCHATSVPVIQDDSLMQPLCLVGSTLRAPHGCHAQYMANMGSIASLAMAVIVNATGEEGTRGRNSTRLWGLVVCHHTSARSIPFPLRYACEFLMQAFALQLNMELRLASQMLEKHVLRTQTLLCDMLLRDSPTGIVTTSPSIMDLVKCDGAALYYQGKYCPLGVTPTEVQIKDIVEWLLAFHGDSTGLSTDSLVDAGYPGAASLGNEVCGMAVAYITSRDFLFWFRSHTEKEIKWGGAKHHPEDKDDGQMMHPRSSFKAFLEVVKGRSLPWENAEMDAIHSLRLILRDSFNNAEESNPKTTALAKVETTELQTINELSSVTREMVRLIETATAPIFAVDIEGRINGWNAKIAELTGLSVAEAMGRSLVHDLAYKESAETVHNLLHNALRGEEEKNIEIKLKTVNGETDSAIFLIVNACSSKDYTENIVGVCFVGQDVTVQKVVMDKFINIQGDYKAIVHSPNPLIPPIFASDENTCCSEWNRAMEKLTGLGREDVIGKVLVGDVFGSSCRLKGPDALTKFMIILHSAIGGQETDKYPFSFFDQSGKFVQALLTAHKRVNMQGQVIGAFCFLQIASPELQQALEVQRQHENKSYGRMKELAYICQEIKKPLSGIRFTNSLLEATNLTEDQKQFLETSAACEKQMLKIIKDVNLEQVDDSSLELEKADFLLGGVIDAVVSQGMLMLREKGLQLICDIPEEIKTLCVYGDQIRIQQVLANFLLHMVRHSPSPQGWVEIKLQISLKQISNGVTSMRSEFRIVCPGEGLPSELIQDMFNSSAWVTQEGLGLSMSRKILKLMDGDVQYIREGERCYFHIILELPVSQNSSGNVG